From a single Ovis aries strain OAR_USU_Benz2616 breed Rambouillet chromosome Y, ARS-UI_Ramb_v3.0, whole genome shotgun sequence genomic region:
- the LOC132659025 gene encoding zinc finger protein 280B-like produces the protein EQEPEVRKREGETKEVDDDDDEVILVGVEHGNEDADVIFVGMSSASKPVVSNILNRDTPGSYSRRKRCGHFRRGNAHRLQPVSHVTPTSEAKTVLPVSDSDSRSTGSPIIIESPSQADYKNLSPQIVPDGFSKELCSSLITFTRSLQHPVETAVSAGDMNKSPHVSKRVSPCETNRRNPRRPKLSDGIVGEHSLGFSPSRFFHTETTQQSTPDRVHTSLSHVQNGEPCPTPFPKDSVHCKPVRPLGESGRTKTDFPSLASPNKIGDPTEGNLIVLLHDFYYGEHGGVGQPEAKTHTAFKCLSCLKVLKNVKFMNHMKHHLELERQRGDSWKTHTTCQHCLRQFPTPFQLQCHIESVHTAQEPSAVCHICELSFETDQVLLEHMKDNHKPGEMPYVCQVCSYRSSFFADVDAHFRAYHGNTKNLLCPFCLKIFQTATAYRRHHRGHWEKSFHQCSKCRLQFLTTKEEREHKTQCHQMFKKPKQLEGLSPETKIFIQVSMEPLQPGLVEVASVTVNTSDFESSPPKSKRRRS, from the coding sequence gaacaagagccagaagtacggaaaagggagggagagaccaaagaagtagatgatgatgatgatgaagtgatcttggttggagtggaacatggaaatgaagatgctgacgtgatctttgttgggatgagctcagcttcaaaaccagtcgtttcaaacatactgaacagagataccccaggttcttattcaaggagaaaaaggtgtggtcacttcaggagaggtaacgctcacagattacagcctgttagtcatgtgactcctacatcagaagcaaagactgtcttgccagtgtctgactctgactcaagatcaacaggtagtcctattattattgaatctccgtctcaagctgattataaaaatctttcaccacaaatagtgcctgatggcttttcgaaggagttatgttcttctttgattaccttcacaaggtcattgcagcatccagtagaaacagcagtttctgcaggagatatgaataaaagtcctcatgtatcaaagcgagtttccccttgtgaaacaaatcgcagaaatcccagaaggcctaaactcagtgatggcattgtcggggaacattctttaggtttctccccgtcacgtttttttcatacagagaccactcagcaaagcacaccagaccgtgtccatacctcactaagccatgttcagaatggagaaccttgtccaacaccttttccaaaggacagtgttcattgcaagcctgtaagacctttaggggaaagtggacggacaaaaactgattttccaagtttggcaagtccaaacaaaattggtgatcccacagaaggaaatctgattgtgttacttcatgacttctactatggcgagcatggaggagttgggcagccagaagcgaagacccacaccgcgtttaaatgcctcagctgcttgaaagttctaaaaaatgtcaagtttatgaatcacatgaagcaccatttggaacttgagaggcagagaggtgacagctggaaaacccacaccacctgccagcactgcctccgccagtttcctactcccttccagctgcagtgtcacattgaaagtgtccacacggcccaggagccctccgcagtctgtcacatctgtgagttgtcctttgagacagatcaggttctcttagagcacatgaaagacaatcataagcctggtgaaatgccctatgtatgccaggtttgcagttacagatcatcattttttgcagatgtggatgcacatttcagagcataccatggtaacaccaagaatttactttgcccgttttgtctcaaaatttttcaaactgcaacagcatacagacgtcatcatcgagggcactgggaaaagagttttcaccagtgttccaaatgtcggctacagtttttaactaccaaagaggagagggagcacaagacccagtgtcatcaaatgtttaagaagcctaagcagctagaaggattgtctcctgaaacaaaaatttttattcaagtatcaatggaaccccttcagccaggattggtggaagttgcatccgttactgtgaacacatctgattttgaatcatcaccccccaaatctaaaaggaggaggtca